A region from the Lutra lutra chromosome 1, mLutLut1.2, whole genome shotgun sequence genome encodes:
- the PEX11G gene encoding peroxisomal membrane protein 11C isoform X2, which translates to MAALSGLAAALESYRGRDRLIRTLGYCCQLVGGVLVERCPARSEVGTRLLTLSSQLSHCRTVLRLFDDVAMFIYTKQYGLGAEEEDIFVRCVSVLGNLADQLYYPCEHIAWAADAKILRVDSARWWTLSTAFWGLSLLLGIARSLRMVLTLRWRLRGPAVAFTSRLPWSKRRAMEAQVQSEVLTLLSNAADLANAVHWLPPGVLWAGRFPPWLVGLLGTISSLLSMYQAVRASGQGEATTP; encoded by the exons ATGGCGGCGCTGAGCGGCCTGGCGGCGGCGCTGGAATCCTACAGGGGTCGGGACCGCCTG ATCCGAACGCTGGGGTACTGCTGCCAGCTGGTTGGCGGGGTCCTGGTGGAACGATGTCCAGCCAGGTCAGAAGTGGGGACGCGCCTGTTGACCCTGTCCTCCCAACTCAGCCACTGTAGGACCGTCCTGCGACTCTTTGATGATGTGGCCATGTTTATCTACACGAAGCAGTATGGCCTGGGGGCAGAG GAGGAGGACATCTTTGTCCGCTGCGTATCGGTCCTCGGCAACCTGGCCGACCAGCTCTACTACCCCTGTGAGCACATCGCCTGGGCCGCTGATGCCAAGATCCTCCGCGTGGACTCTGCCCGGTGGTGGACACTGAGCACAGCCTTCTGgggcctctccctgctcctgggcaTTGCCAG GTCCTTGAGGATGGTCCTGACGCTGAGATGGAGGCTGAGGGGCCCCGCGGTGGCCTTCACCAG CCGGCTGCCGTGGAGCAAGAGGAGGGCCATGGAGGCCCAGGTCCAGTCGGAGGTGCTGACCCTCCTGAGCAACGCGGCAGATCTGGCCAATGCTGTGCACTGGCTGCCTCCGGGCGTCCTGTGGGCTGGCCGCTTCCCCCCGTGGCTCGTGGGGCTCCTTGGGaccatctcctccctcctcagCATGTACCAGGCTGTCCGGGCCAGTGGCCAGGGTGAGGCCACCACCCCCTGA
- the PEX11G gene encoding peroxisomal membrane protein 11C isoform X1 — MSFTILQKLYMLPVDKQTTQKGGSAEIKRKNPFLNQSKQIRTLGYCCQLVGGVLVERCPARSEVGTRLLTLSSQLSHCRTVLRLFDDVAMFIYTKQYGLGAEEEDIFVRCVSVLGNLADQLYYPCEHIAWAADAKILRVDSARWWTLSTAFWGLSLLLGIARSLRMVLTLRWRLRGPAVAFTSRLPWSKRRAMEAQVQSEVLTLLSNAADLANAVHWLPPGVLWAGRFPPWLVGLLGTISSLLSMYQAVRASGQGEATTP, encoded by the exons ATGTCTTTCACGATTTTACAAAAGCTGTACATGCTCCCTGTAGACAAGCAGACAACGCAGAAAGGGGGAAGcgcagaaattaaaaggaaaaatcccTTCCTGAACCAGAGCAA ACAGATCCGAACGCTGGGGTACTGCTGCCAGCTGGTTGGCGGGGTCCTGGTGGAACGATGTCCAGCCAGGTCAGAAGTGGGGACGCGCCTGTTGACCCTGTCCTCCCAACTCAGCCACTGTAGGACCGTCCTGCGACTCTTTGATGATGTGGCCATGTTTATCTACACGAAGCAGTATGGCCTGGGGGCAGAG GAGGAGGACATCTTTGTCCGCTGCGTATCGGTCCTCGGCAACCTGGCCGACCAGCTCTACTACCCCTGTGAGCACATCGCCTGGGCCGCTGATGCCAAGATCCTCCGCGTGGACTCTGCCCGGTGGTGGACACTGAGCACAGCCTTCTGgggcctctccctgctcctgggcaTTGCCAG GTCCTTGAGGATGGTCCTGACGCTGAGATGGAGGCTGAGGGGCCCCGCGGTGGCCTTCACCAG CCGGCTGCCGTGGAGCAAGAGGAGGGCCATGGAGGCCCAGGTCCAGTCGGAGGTGCTGACCCTCCTGAGCAACGCGGCAGATCTGGCCAATGCTGTGCACTGGCTGCCTCCGGGCGTCCTGTGGGCTGGCCGCTTCCCCCCGTGGCTCGTGGGGCTCCTTGGGaccatctcctccctcctcagCATGTACCAGGCTGTCCGGGCCAGTGGCCAGGGTGAGGCCACCACCCCCTGA